One window of Thermacetogenium phaeum DSM 12270 genomic DNA carries:
- a CDS encoding RrF2 family transcriptional regulator, protein MNAIRLTRQGEYAVRCVLELARNYGKRLSTKDVANRQEIPAMFLTKILGRLISSGLVTSQRGPGGGIMLAKPPDAITLREVIESIEGPFALNECLGEAGQCGRKEHCKVHQVWWRAQQALLKELDVTLDRLI, encoded by the coding sequence GTGAACGCCATCCGGCTCACCAGGCAGGGGGAGTATGCCGTCAGATGTGTTCTGGAACTGGCCAGAAACTACGGAAAACGCCTCAGCACCAAAGATGTGGCCAACAGGCAGGAAATACCGGCTATGTTTCTGACAAAGATCCTCGGACGCCTAATCAGCAGCGGTCTGGTCACCAGTCAAAGGGGCCCTGGAGGGGGGATTATGCTCGCCAAACCCCCTGATGCCATCACCCTCAGGGAAGTCATCGAGAGCATCGAAGGCCCCTTCGCCCTCAATGAATGCCTCGGTGAGGCCGGGCAATGCGGAAGGAAAGAGCACTGCAAGGTTCATCAGGTCTGGTGGAGGGCTCAACAGGCTCTGTTAAAGGAACTCGACGTAACCCTAGACAGACTGATCTAA
- a CDS encoding ferritin-like domain-containing protein — MDLINENKLGVTKGTALEEDVKKEFRGETYEVGVYLAMARQAQREGLPEVAEVLKAIAWEEAGHAARFAELNGMISDTKSNLEKMLNGEIEANNGKKEAAKKAKEAGLDEAHDILDESSRDEARHARALQGLLKRYF, encoded by the coding sequence ATGGATCTGATTAACGAGAACAAACTGGGTGTTACCAAAGGAACCGCACTGGAGGAGGACGTCAAGAAGGAGTTTCGAGGGGAAACCTACGAGGTCGGGGTGTATCTGGCCATGGCCCGTCAGGCCCAGCGCGAAGGTCTCCCGGAGGTAGCGGAGGTGCTGAAAGCCATCGCCTGGGAGGAAGCAGGCCATGCCGCCAGGTTCGCCGAATTGAACGGGATGATCTCCGATACCAAATCCAACCTGGAAAAGATGCTCAACGGAGAGATCGAGGCCAACAACGGCAAGAAGGAAGCGGCCAAGAAGGCCAAAGAGGCGGGTCTTGACGAGGCCCATGACATTCTGGACGAATCCTCAAGGGATGAGGCCCGCCATGCCAGGGCTCTGCAGGGACTCCTGAAAAGGTATTTCTAA